In Hemibagrus wyckioides isolate EC202008001 linkage group LG16, SWU_Hwy_1.0, whole genome shotgun sequence, the sequence CAGCACTGACGTCGAGCCCCATGACCGGGCCATATGGCGGGCGATGAACGCCCATTATCAGCCCAATAAAGGTGTAACAGGTGACCCTCAACTCACACTTTTTGTTGCACGactcaacaaaaaaacaaccgaAGAAGACCTTCGCATGGTTTTCTCCAAATTCGGCGACATCCGACAAGTGAGGCTCGTCCGGGACGCAGTTACCGGCTTCTCCAAGGGCTACGCCTTCATAGAGTATAAGGAGGAGCGTTCTCTAATGAGAGCATGGAGAGATGGCAACAAGATGGTCGTAGACCAGCACGAGCTCTTTGTGGACTTTGAACAGGAGCGCACACTGCAGGGCTGGATACCACGCCGACTCGGTGGTGGCTtgggaggaaagaaagagtcGGGACAGTTGAGGTTCGGCGGCAGGGACAGACCGTTCAGGAGACCCATAAACCTACCCGCTGTGATGCCCAGACCGGGTGACCGGTGGAGAGACGGAGATGGAGGGCGAGAGGAGAGAGCGCGAGATGAGAGAAGAGACATGTCTCCCGGCAGGGACAGAGAGCACAGGAAACAACGGAACTGGAGGGACGACTGGGAACGAGGGAACGAGCGAGGTGGTAGAGATCACCATAAAGACAGGAGAGACTCCAGACGACACAGAGACAGGAGTAATGACAGAGAATCCAACCGAGGAAAGGATGAACGCAGATATCGGGACTCTTACAAAGATTCGGATAAACGATGATGTTTGGACTTGACGAACGTTGCTTTCTCCGTTAACACACTCACAAGTCTGGTGAAGACTAGGATAGACTCATGAGAGGCAGGAGAACATCTGGAGTAAATTTCAGGGTTAGAAAAAGGCAAAACGGGTCCTTAGTTTAGTCTCAGGAGAAAGACTCCACTGTGTTTGTGATCACATGGTGAAATATATTCAATTAAATGACCAAGTTGTGTTTAATTTGCAACATGTGCTTGTTACATTAACCAGGATCCTGCATTCATTTCAGATGATCTAAAGAACAGTGATAGATACTCAATTGTTTTAACTTCTTTTCTCTGAATTATATGAAGAAAAGCCACAACAATAGTGCgatgtataaaatattttaatggcCAATGAGATGAAATTATGCCGCATTCTTCATTATCCTTCATTAAAGATCTGTAGTGAGAAACATTCATTGTTGCTAAAGTCCTGAAATTTTTTACAAACCCACACAAGGAtgcatgttatttttttcttttttttttaactcactgGAGAGAATTCCATGCTCACAAAAAAGCTTTTGTCAGTACGTTGCTGTAACTGCATTTGGCATTTTCATGCTTTGACTAAACAGCTGTAAGACTGCTGGTATAAAGCACCACACACATCAGAAGAATACAGAAACAGCTGGTGAAGAACATCTTGCGAGAGTCTGGAAAGTCCAGACGCTCCTCTTtatatcatttctatagcagAATTTAGTATTAACACTTATCTACCATTTCCATggtgttttttctttcccccaGAACCATAATCTGTGCAAAATTTCAGTTTAAACCTGGAAAACGCCACCTTGTATTGGCAACGCACCATCCCATTATGGGCATATTCTTTACAACAATAAAAACCGCAATGCTTCATTTCATTATTCAATTTGAATGTACATGATAACGTGCCCTTATTGATCGAAACGCTACTCAAGGCACATCAACATGGCCTCCTTTGCTGTCCTCATGACTGCAAGTGCTATCCTAAATTCCAAACACGCATAAAACAACTTAAAACTTAAGCCTGACGTCTCCATCTTGTCAGTCGACGTCAACATTGGAAGTGTAGCCATGTCTGTGTTTCCCTTTTTGTCTTTATTCGCTAATGACAGCTTGCTGGGAAAAATGTGACTGGaacagtggtgtttatgtaTTGCTCATGACATTGCAGgtgtaggtggtggtggtgggtgggaTGGGGCAGGGGTGTTAGGGATTAGCAGGGGGCTTTGTGCTtttgtcagtgttcagtgggttACATGTGCTGTAAAGCTTCCTGGGCTTGCTCTGTGTACACGTCGTCTTTGCGGGACCAGGGGCTGTAGCCGTCGTCAAACTGCGCCATGCCTCGCTGCGAGCTGCGCCGCTTGTCCCGGGAGAAGAAGCTAAACctgaaagggagagaaagacgaGACGTTGCAATTCACTGTATAGTCGTGACATTCAAGCTCTAATGCTGCCTTCACATGCTACAGGAATTACAAGTTTCCCACTAGGACGTTGCACTTACTAGTCGTATTTACGACTGGGAAATTTTTGAAACCCAGTCCTAAACTTTCAACATTGTGGAAGAGAGTACAGTTTCAGTACTGAACTACTAACAGAGTGATAGTAGCAGATTTTGatgtcaaaataaaagaaaaaaatatataaacacgtCTGAATGACCTTGAAGTCATCCGTATTTCACGTTCTTTCCGACATCGAGGCATATGAACGTGAACCTACTCGTAATTATCGCTTCAGTAGTGAGACATAGGATCATTTCTGACAGCACATGAAGGCAGCATAAGTGTCAGCAGATATCTGATCCGGATTCAACACGTACTTGATGTTATTAACTGAGCCGATTCTCTCCAAGCTTCTGTGAGAAATGTTTTTAACTACTTGGTCAAGATTACAGGTTGAAAGTAATCAAACACAAATAAGTAACTCATTAAAAGGTGTCCTTATACTGCAAGATGGCCAACTAGTCAACTATAATTTACTAATTCTATTCTATAAAGCCCCACTTTGTTATGAATTTAAATTGCAAAATGCAACCAGAGATCAGAAAAGCACCGGGATTCCATTCCACTAAACTGTTTGATCGGAAAAGCATGCTTATGTAGAATGAAAGCTGTCTAAACGTAGCATCCTCAATTACTGAATCATCCTGTGACTTCCATCTAGATCGAGTGAGCACttcacacaaacatttcagCCATCCATGTGATAGTGAGTCACACCAGGAAATGCACAGAATAGTGCTGGGCTAATCATTGTTAGGCTTTTTAAAATCCTTAGTGAGGCAGTGGGTCAGGGTTAAGTCACAAGTGTTAGCGTGTGAGCTGACCAGACGAAGAGgaaatgctgttttatttttttcattctgaCTGGCTGATTCTAACGGCCTTCCTGCTAACAAACTCCAGACAGCACCAACCCcacaatcagccaatcagaatatTCTTCAATGAGAGAtcaggagggaaggaaggaaggaagggcatgcagtggcaaaaaaaaaaaaaaaaaaaaaaaaaaaaccaactcaTGCTAGGCTATGGTAAGGTGTTAAAATCAGAACACAAAGGTCAATGAAAAAGGGCCGTACAAGAGAAACAAGTCGTCTGATTGGCTGTAAAGTGGGGTCATCTGCAATCAAGCCAGCCGCCACCATCGGCATAATGGCTGTGAAGATCCTGTTGCAGAAAGGCACAGACACGGAGAGTTGAGCAAATGAGGGAACAGAAACCACAAAACTGCTCTTGCTAAAACTGGACATCTGCCTGAAAAAATACCTCCTCTGTCTGGGGAAGTACTACACATGACTCTGTACATACAATATTACCCAGAATGCTCCACTGACACCAGGATCAATAATGATCATGGGACAAGTgtgcaaaaaaacataaaacatccaAACAGAGTAGTGGAGTTAGAACACCAGAACCTAGACATCAGTAACGGATGTTTATTGCCATTTGCTCTGCAATATGGACTGCACGTGCTTGTAAGGAGCAATATGGGGTTTATAAAGAGGAAATATGAGCTACTCTGtgaatgtatatatgtatatgtgtgtgtgtatgtggtgtgtgtttgagagaagcAAGCCCTAAGAAGAAGTAGGAGGAACTTTGTTGTACGCACAAGCGCTTTATGCCAGACTCTGGCTGGGCACCGGTTCGGGAGCGAGGCCTGAGAGTAGGCGAAGGGTCCGGAGTGGGCGGGTGTGCATCATCTTCCTGCTCTTCACTGGAGAAAAGAGAACACACAGGTTTATCGGTGAATCAAAAAATAGAACCCTATTGACTTCTGAATGAATCAGCGTCACTTATTGGTCGGCGCTGCAGTGGCGCAAATCACGCTGCCgtttctacagtaacataaTCAAGGACACTCATTTATGTGCACgtgttcagtgttttgtaacagGAAGAGCTGaagggtttttaaaaaatttctcAATTATTTTTGAGATGCAGAAAAATAGGCTGGTGAAGGAAGGTCTGTTTATAGcacaagtgataacaggaactactTTCttactgtaactataaatggataaaaagtctgGCAatcatttcctataacagcatgttatatatttttttatatatatttaatacctTGTCAAAATCATACAATAGGTTACAACACAtgtggtgtgttttttgttttgatattatttattattagtacaTTTTGATCAAATATTCGGAAAACTGAATACGTCGGAAAACtgaataacaaatccaaaaacgcAACGACAATCCAGACAAACCAGAAAAAGaaatctgtcactcaggatatacatgAAGTACAGCGGGCTACGGCAGTAGAACGTtgatttgtgtgtaaatgaacacagctctgctcttataatgctccttacatcctttaatctggaatagtttggtcttctaAACATTCCTGCGTcctttaggtgtgtttttagacatcGCAAgctaatctttatgccatgatacgtTATCAGTATCAGTACATCCTCAAAGTAGCCTTGAATGAACTTGAATATTcttataaatatgtttattttctttaaaagatttaaagttgcactatcgaaaaaaaattatttaaagtgaagactccacacatgtacaagaaataaagttagatacacaattccGTACTTCTTGTATaccttgagtgacagatgtctcgtccaatcagtggTAAGGATTcaattcgcaaactatacctagcttttcctgtttgtctgaattgttgttgtgttttgaatttgttattttgttttgcacttctagTAAGTCATCCTTATGTTGAACTAAGTGAAACCTGTCTGTTCATGAATAATTAATTTACCAATCCCGAGGCGAAATGGCTGACCTTTTGTAATAGGCAATTTCCTCCTGCAGCATGAACACTTTGGCTTTCAGCTCGTTCCTCTCATGCAGGACGTCTCGCAGCTCTTGCAGAGTGAAGCGTGGTCGGTTCGGATCTTTGGGATCCAAACCCGCTTCTTCCTCGGACAACGCCTCCTGTCAAGAGGAACGAGAGGAAAGGAAAGTCAGGAgcagctccacactgagagtctgCTGTATCAGCTCTCGTTCCACAAAGATGCACAGGTTAGTCTGATTAgtggatgcaaaaaaaaaaactttgtttactgtacatccatccatcatgaTTCATAATGTGACTGTATGGATATATAATTCATGTGCAT encodes:
- the snrnp35 gene encoding U11/U12 small nuclear ribonucleoprotein 35 kDa protein, giving the protein MNEWSPLAKVYDPLKAGSIDSTDVEPHDRAIWRAMNAHYQPNKGVTGDPQLTLFVARLNKKTTEEDLRMVFSKFGDIRQVRLVRDAVTGFSKGYAFIEYKEERSLMRAWRDGNKMVVDQHELFVDFEQERTLQGWIPRRLGGGLGGKKESGQLRFGGRDRPFRRPINLPAVMPRPGDRWRDGDGGREERARDERRDMSPGRDREHRKQRNWRDDWERGNERGGRDHHKDRRDSRRHRDRSNDRESNRGKDERRYRDSYKDSDKR